The Streptomyces collinus DNA segment CGACCGCGTCGCCTGCCTGCCGCACGTCGCCTACGAGGACCGCCGGCTGCGCCCCGCGAGCCTGCCCCCGGCCACCCCCGAGCAGCGCTACGGCCTCGTCGAGCGCTACGAGTCCCTGCTCGACCTCACCCTCGACCGGCGCACCGCGCACACCGTGCTCTACGACCTCATGGTCCGCGACTGCCTGCGCACCTTCGCGCGCGGCGGCATGGAGGAGGAGGTCGCGCGGGAGTTCTTCCGCCGGGCGTCCCTCGCCGCCCTGCGCCGCCGCCCCGAGGGCCACCGCCGCCCGGGCGGACTAGAAGGCGTCCGCCGCTCCCTGCTGGAGGAGGGCGCCTACGCGAAGTACCGGGCCTTCCAGGCCGTCAACCGCACCCGCCGCACCGCCAAGTCGGCCGTACGGGCCCGTAAGCGCCAGGTGGGCGCCCGACTCCGCGACCACCAGTACCGCAGGGCGCTCGGCCGTCCCGTCAATCCGCACCTCGCGGTGTTCGCGGCGTACTGGAACCGCGGCGTCGCCTGCAACCCCGCCGCGATCGCCGCCAAGCTCGCCGAACTGGCCCCGCAGATCCACGCGGTGTGGGTGGTCACCGAGGAGAACGCGGCCCTGCTGCCGACCGGCACCGACCACGTCGTGCCCGGCAGCCGCCGCTACTGGGAGGTGCTGGCGACCGCCAAGTACCTCGTCAACAACGTCAACTTCGAGAACGCCGTGGTCAAACGCCCGGATGCGATCCACGTCCAGACCCACCACGGCACGCCCCTGAAGCGCATGGGCATCGACCAGATGGCGTTCCCGGCCGCCGCGCAGGGCCTGGACTTCAAGGCGCTGCTGGAGCGCATCGACAGATGGGACTTCAGCGTCTCGGCCAACAGCCACACCACCCGCATGTGGGAGCGCGCGTACCCCTCGCGCTACGTCTCCCTGGACCACGGCTATCCGCGCAACGACGTCTACTACACGGCCGGCGCCGGCGACATCCGCACGGTCCGCGACCGCCTCGGCATCGCCCCGGGCCGCCGTGCCGTCCTCTACGCGCCCACCCACCGCGACTACGAGGCCGGCTGGACCCCGCGCCTGGACCTCGCCGCCCTCGCCGACCGCCTGGGCGACGACACGGTCCTGCTCGTGCGCGGCCACTACTTCTACGGCGGCGCCGCCTCCCCGCTCACCAACCTGCGCCGCACCGGCCGGATCATCGACGTCTCCTCCTACGACCCGGTCGAGGAACTGTGCCTGGCGGCGGACGTCCTGGTCACGGACTACTCCTCGATCATGTTCGACTACGCCAACCTCGACCGGCCGATCGTGATCCACGCCGACGACTGGGAGACGTACCGCACGACCCGGGGCGTCTACTTCGACCTGATGGCGGAGGCCCCGGGCCCGGTCGCACGCACCCAGCAGGAGCTGACGGAGATCCTCACCACCGACGCCTGGCGCGACGAGAGCGCGGCGAAGACCAGGGCCGTCTTCCGGCGCCGGTTCTGCGAGTACGACGACGGGCGCGCCGCCGAACGCGTCGTCCGCCGGGTCTTCCTCGGCCAGGACGAACGGGACCTGCCGCCCGTGCTGCCGATCGAGGAACGCACGCCGGCCCCGACCCCGCAGGAGGCGACCGCATGAGCACCCCCGACGTCACCGTGACGGTCATCGTCCACAACGACGCCGAGCGCCTCCCCCGCGCGGTCGAGTCGGTCCGCCGCCAGACCCACGCGAACCTCGAAATCATCATCAGCGACGACCACTCCACGGACGCGACCCCCGCGGTGGCCCAGCGGCTCGCGGCCGAGGACCCCCGCATCCGCCACCTCCGCCTGGAACGGAACAGCGGCGGCTGCAGCGCCCCGCGCAACCGCGCCCTGCAGATCGCGCGGGCGCCGTTCCTGATGTTCCTCGACAGCGACGACGAACTCCCCGGCAACGCCGTCGAGCTGCTGCTCGCCGCACACCGCGAACGCGAGATCGACTTCGCCATGGGCGCGGTGCAGCGGGTCCGGGTGGACAACGGCCGCCGCTCGACGTGGATGCCGCACCTGGTCGCCGAGCGCCGCGCCCTGGACGGCATCGAGGCCGACCCGCGCCTGCTCTTCGAGCACCTGGCCACCAGCAAGATGTACGCCCGCGCCTTCCTCGACCGGCACGACCTGCGCTTTCCCGAGGGCATCCACTACGAGGACCAGCTGTTCTCGGCGCAGGCGTACTGCCTGGCCAAGAGCTTCACGATCATCCCGGAACCGGTCTACCGCTGGTACGTGGCGCCCTTCGCGGCCTCCGAGACGGCCTCGATATCCAACCAGCGGCACAAGCTCGCCAACGTCCGCGACCGGATCCACGTCCAGCACCTCATCGACGCGTTCCTGGCCGAGAGCGGGCACGAATCGCTGCGCGAGGACAAGGACCACAAGTTCCTCAAGCACGACTTCCGGATGTACGCCGGTGACCTGCCCTACCGGGACGACACCTGGCTGGCGTCCTTCGCGGACCTCGTCACCCCCTACCTCGACACGCTCACCCCGGGAGCGTTCGCCCGTCTCCCGCGCGCCGAACGCGTCGTCATCCAGCTGATCCGCGACCGGCGCCTGCCGGAGGCCCGGCTGGCGGCCCGGGGCCTGGGACACGGGGTGGCGCCGAGGCGCGTGACAGCCGACGCGGAGGGGCGCACCTACTGGGGGGACCGCGTCCCCGAGTCGGAGTGGTCCCGCCGCGAACTGGACATCTCCGACCTGGAGCTGGAGACGCGCCCCTTCCCGAGCGCCCAGTTCCGCCACGAGATCAAGGAGATCACCCGGGGCCCGGGCGCATCGATCGACCTCACGATCCGCACGTACGACCCGGGGCTGCGCCTCCCCGTCGGCCCGCAGCGGGCGACGCTCCTCATCGCCCCGGGCGGCCACCGTCTGCACGTCCACTTCCGTCTCTCCCCCGTCCGCCCCGGCATCTTCGAGGGCCACGCCCACCTCGACCTCGGGACGGTCCGGCTCCCCCTCCAGGGCTTCGCGGGGATCCGTCACCCGCTGCTCCGCCTCCGGCACCAGGGCCTGTCCCACACGGGTCTGCTGCTGGCGCCGCTGGCCTTCCCGACGCTGACGACCCGCGTGCCCTCCCACCACCTGACAGTGGAACCGGAGGGCCACGGCCCGGGCCGTCTCCAGGTCCGCTGGGAGCCGGTGGGAGTGACGGCGAAGCTGATCCGCCCGACGGTACGCAGGGTGGCCCGCCCGAGGGCGAAGTCGGCGGCGCGGCTGGTGGCGAGCGCGCTGAAGTAGGCCGGGCGGTGTCCGGGCGCCTCATGCGTCGTGCTGGAACACCCAGGTCCGGTAGACGAGGAAGCGGAAGGCCGAGGCCAGCACGATGGACAGCGCCTTGACCGCGTTCGCTTCGAGCGGCCCGTCCAGGCCGAGGCCGTGATAGCCGGCGTAGAACAGCCCGCTCTCCACGGCGACGCCGATCGCGCTGAAGACGAAGAACAGCGTGATCTGACGCCGGGTCCGGGACGCCCGGTCGCGATAGGCGAAGCAGCGGAAACCGAGATAGTTGGTACCCACGGCGACCAGGCTGGCCAGGACGGTCGCCACCATGGCGTCCCGGTGCAGTCCGTGCAGCAGCACGTTGAACACCAGGAAGTTCACGGCGACGCCGCTGCCGCCGACCAGTGCGAAGTTCACCGCTTCGAGGACGACGCGCCTGACCGGGAGGGCGGGGGCGGCCGCTCGCTCCTCGGATACGTTCATAGTCACGCCCCAAGCCTTAGCCGGGTTCGGTAAGCCCTCCCCTCGAATCGCCTTAAGGCACCCCAAGAAGACGAGGCACCCCAAGAAGACGAGGCGCCCCGGGCCGGACCGGCCCGGGGCGCCTGTCACGCCGTACGCCCTATGAGTGCGTGCGCAGCAGCGTCCTCATCGTGCGCATCGCCACCGACAGGTTGGCGAGGTCGAACGCGTCGGAGCTCTGGATCTCCTCCAGGGTGCTGCGGGCACGGCCGAGGATCGCCGCGTTCTTCTGCTCCCAGGCCTTGTAGCGCTGCTCGGGCGTCGAGGTGCCGTTGCCGACGGCCAGGACGTCGGCGGTCAGCGCCGCGTGCACCGCGTACAGGTCCTCGCGGATCGCCGCGCGGGCCATGGACTGCCAGCGGTCGGCGCGGGGCAGCTCGATGATGCGGTCCATGAGCTGGGTGATGCGCAGCCGGTCGGCGAGGTCGTAGTACACCTCGGCGACATCCAGCGGCTCCCGGCCCATGCGGTCGGCGATCGAGACGATGTCGAGCGTCGGGAAGGCCGAGGAGAAGCCCGCCACCCGCGTGGCGAGTTCGTCCGGGACACCGGCGCCGGTCAGCTCGTCGTAGATCTTCTGGTACCACTCCAGGTCGGCGCCGCGCAGCAGCTTCGGCAGCTCACCCCAGACCTGCTCGACCCGGTCGGCGAAGAAGTCGACCGTGCCGGCGAGCTCCAGCGGCTGTGGCCGGTTGTTGAGCAGCCAGCGCGTGCCGCGCTCCACCAGGCGGCGCGCGTGCAGCCGGATGCGGGTCTGGACCTCGGCCTCGACCGTGTTGTCGAGCGCCTCGACCCCGTCCCACACCGGGGACTGGCGGAAGATCGCCCGGGCGGCGGTCTGCGCCCGCACGATCTCCTCCAGCGACGCGCCGGTCTCCTCGCGCAGCCGGTGCAGGTACGTCGTGCCGCCCGTGTTGACCGTGTCGTTGACCAGGACGGTCGTGGTGATCTCGCGGCGCAGCGGGTGGCTGACGAGATGTTCGGGGTACTGCTCGCGCAGCTCCTTCGGGAAGTACGCGTGCAGCAGGGTGCTCAGGTACGGGTCGTCCGGCAGCGAGGTGTGCAGCAGCTCGTCGGCGACCGTGATCTTCGTGTACGCCAGCAGGACGGCCGTCTCCGGGCCGGTCAGTCCGTGGCCCTGGGCGAGCCGCTCGCGGATCTGGCGGTCGGTGGGCAGGAACTCCAGCGCCCGGTCCAGGTGCCCCTCCCTGACCAGGTGCTTCATGAAGCGCTGCTGGGCGTGGAGCATGGCGCTGGACTGGGCGAGGGCGTTGGCGATCGCCGTGTTCTGCGCGTAGTTGTTGCGCAGCACCAGGCGGCCGACCTCGTCGGTCATCTCGGCGAGCAGCTTGTTGCGCTGCTTGACGGTCATGTCGCCGTCCCGGACCAGACCGTTGAGCAGGATCTTGATGTTCACCTCGTGGTCGGAGGTGTCCACGCCCGCGCTGTTGTCGATGGCGTCGGTGTTGATCCGGCCGCCCTGCAGCGCGAACTCGATCCGGCCGAGCTGGGTCAGGCCGAGGTTGCCGCCCTCGCCGACGACCTTGACGCGCAGGTCCTTGCCGTCGACGCGGATGGCGTCGTTGGCCTTGTCGCCGACGTCCGCGTTCGACTCGGTGGAGGACTTGACGTACGTGCCGATGCCGCCGTTCCACAGCAGGTCCACCGGTGCGTGCAGGATCGCCTTCATCAGGTCGGCCGGGGTCAGCTTGGTGACCTTGGCCTCGATGCCGAGGGCCTCGCGGATGTGGGCGTTGACCGGGATCGCCTTGGCCGTGCGCGGGAAGATGCCGCCGCCGGCCGACAGCAGCTCCTTGTCGTAGTCCTCCCAGCTGGAGCGGGGCAGCTCGAACAGGCGGCGGCGCTCGGCGTAGGAGGTGGCGGCGTCCGGGTTCGGGTCGATGAAGATGTGCCGGTGGTCGAAGGCCGCGACCAGGCGGATGTGCTCGGAGAGCAGCATGCCGTTGCCGAACACGTCACCGGACATGTCGCCGATGCCGACGACCGTGAAGTCCTCGGTCTGGCAGTCCACGCCCATGTCGCGGAAGTGCCGCTTGACCGACTCCCAGGCACCGCGGGCGGTGATGCCCATGCCCTTGTGGTCGTAGCCGGCGGAGCCGCCGGAGGCGAAGGCGTCCCCGAGCCAGAAGTTGTAGTTCTCGGCGACCCCGTTGGCGATGTCGGAGAAGGTCGCCGTGCCCTTGTCGGCGGCGACGACGAGGTAGGTGTCGTCCTCGTCGTGCCGGACGACGTCCGCCGGGGGCACGACCTCGCCCGCGACCATGTTGTCGGTGATGTCGAGCAGCGCCGAGATGAACGTCTTGTAGCTGGCGACGCCCTCGGCGAGCCACGCGTCCCGGTCCACGGACGGGTCCGGCAGCTGCTTGGCGACGAAGCCGCCCTTGGCGCCGACCGGCACGATGACGGTGTTCTTCACCATCTGCGCCTTGACCAGGCCGAGGATCTCGGTGCGGAAGTCCTCGCGCC contains these protein-coding regions:
- a CDS encoding CDP-glycerol glycerophosphotransferase family protein encodes the protein MAELSVVVHGPNVQDHLTELLDSLAAHPLPDAEVIVAAVGDWARETAERHAPDGGAVDVVPLPDGTGDAEARAAGAARASGRWLHFVHAKDGLPAGTPRMVAERVAELPGEVDVLLVDHVRSTWHTSGLPSPDGPLLARAGRADAPLDDCSPLLRLTPLLGTRVLRADFWRAHEARLTTDDEPYAALAALLLADRVACLPHVAYEDRRLRPASLPPATPEQRYGLVERYESLLDLTLDRRTAHTVLYDLMVRDCLRTFARGGMEEEVAREFFRRASLAALRRRPEGHRRPGGLEGVRRSLLEEGAYAKYRAFQAVNRTRRTAKSAVRARKRQVGARLRDHQYRRALGRPVNPHLAVFAAYWNRGVACNPAAIAAKLAELAPQIHAVWVVTEENAALLPTGTDHVVPGSRRYWEVLATAKYLVNNVNFENAVVKRPDAIHVQTHHGTPLKRMGIDQMAFPAAAQGLDFKALLERIDRWDFSVSANSHTTRMWERAYPSRYVSLDHGYPRNDVYYTAGAGDIRTVRDRLGIAPGRRAVLYAPTHRDYEAGWTPRLDLAALADRLGDDTVLLVRGHYFYGGAASPLTNLRRTGRIIDVSSYDPVEELCLAADVLVTDYSSIMFDYANLDRPIVIHADDWETYRTTRGVYFDLMAEAPGPVARTQQELTEILTTDAWRDESAAKTRAVFRRRFCEYDDGRAAERVVRRVFLGQDERDLPPVLPIEERTPAPTPQEATA
- a CDS encoding glycosyltransferase family 2 protein gives rise to the protein MSTPDVTVTVIVHNDAERLPRAVESVRRQTHANLEIIISDDHSTDATPAVAQRLAAEDPRIRHLRLERNSGGCSAPRNRALQIARAPFLMFLDSDDELPGNAVELLLAAHREREIDFAMGAVQRVRVDNGRRSTWMPHLVAERRALDGIEADPRLLFEHLATSKMYARAFLDRHDLRFPEGIHYEDQLFSAQAYCLAKSFTIIPEPVYRWYVAPFAASETASISNQRHKLANVRDRIHVQHLIDAFLAESGHESLREDKDHKFLKHDFRMYAGDLPYRDDTWLASFADLVTPYLDTLTPGAFARLPRAERVVIQLIRDRRLPEARLAARGLGHGVAPRRVTADAEGRTYWGDRVPESEWSRRELDISDLELETRPFPSAQFRHEIKEITRGPGASIDLTIRTYDPGLRLPVGPQRATLLIAPGGHRLHVHFRLSPVRPGIFEGHAHLDLGTVRLPLQGFAGIRHPLLRLRHQGLSHTGLLLAPLAFPTLTTRVPSHHLTVEPEGHGPGRLQVRWEPVGVTAKLIRPTVRRVARPRAKSAARLVASALK
- a CDS encoding GtrA family protein — encoded protein: MNVSEERAAAPALPVRRVVLEAVNFALVGGSGVAVNFLVFNVLLHGLHRDAMVATVLASLVAVGTNYLGFRCFAYRDRASRTRRQITLFFVFSAIGVAVESGLFYAGYHGLGLDGPLEANAVKALSIVLASAFRFLVYRTWVFQHDA